A window from Pedosphaera parvula Ellin514 encodes these proteins:
- a CDS encoding LamG-like jellyroll fold domain-containing protein — translation MKRNLLARNLKQSFLAIPAAALMLGAAQAGTTVGLNIQAWTYADGGAGYQTTGFPVTAKAFGVDAGAWVNTEPLYAYAAVSTNIVTGSLTVNLTAPNSWQSGIGALNAGFVPEVVTPGNDEVTWGYLDDGNATGQAPSASVAGLAATFPNGYVIQTIAANGGVQTFTDVVFTDGVTTNTAAYSTYQAGLGTYGTGTVGLSAPSGVFTGDSININPQPKTSSTRSTLAAFIITDKPVVTKAPVGLTVNQGTGFTLSAGVIGIAPITYQWQHAGTNISGATSLNYTNLSAAPSDAGNYTLVATNPYGSGTSGTATVGVIQVPVITTDFAGITNTVYTGFKTVMSVVAGGASPLSYQWKKNGTAITGATNASLTVSNLTTGLAGYSVVITNTFGSVKSSTNYLNVVAAPDAYTMQVGSDGPASFWPLNETTTPTAYDYAGFGHNGTQTNGLTLGVASLRPPTYPGFSAGNTVYQFDGSSGYINCGTAPSLSGPTDFTVEAWVNTTSPTSQAIVHQRDSANYVGAYRVGINADGTVYFILYGTGGFQFSFNSTLKVNDGNWHHVATVRSGANGLIYVDGVQAGTASGAVQDLTGTLNTFIGRNQRDNNEWFAGMMADVAIYESALSSLQIVKHYTAASGVTLQVHLTTGGMIQDTKPSGTPHHGQNSGATWLTSLTDAAGTPVTRNGVEQFSAASLTKITVPADPDFDSPSGTISFWMKANAPLPGAGNEAATLFDRRTTNGTFIALNVDGSIYWQGQGTSRNTFSGGYLPDDNWHHVAVTYGQTTNDTLSIYVDGVLANSVPVTNAWSWPTTQPIEIGVSHDSYWKKFDGQMDDFRIYNRVLNGTEISQIFASDALVDTSALKLRYNFDDGTGVGKTVTWTFGRLESSPTLGPSAVWTPAASTPPFMFAPTDSAKFFRAVLP, via the coding sequence ATGAAACGAAATCTATTAGCTAGAAACCTGAAACAATCATTTCTTGCCATCCCCGCCGCCGCATTAATGCTGGGCGCGGCGCAGGCGGGCACCACCGTCGGACTCAACATCCAAGCCTGGACTTATGCTGATGGCGGCGCCGGCTATCAGACAACCGGCTTTCCTGTCACCGCCAAGGCCTTTGGCGTTGATGCAGGCGCCTGGGTTAATACCGAGCCACTCTACGCTTATGCCGCTGTGTCCACCAACATCGTGACGGGGTCACTCACGGTCAATTTGACCGCCCCTAATTCATGGCAATCCGGCATTGGTGCATTAAACGCCGGCTTCGTTCCAGAGGTTGTTACGCCGGGCAATGACGAGGTTACTTGGGGATATCTCGACGACGGCAATGCCACGGGTCAGGCACCGTCTGCCTCTGTCGCTGGCCTGGCCGCCACTTTCCCGAACGGATACGTTATTCAAACCATTGCTGCCAACGGCGGAGTTCAGACTTTCACGGATGTAGTGTTCACTGACGGGGTGACAACAAACACGGCAGCCTACTCCACCTATCAAGCCGGGCTCGGCACCTATGGCACAGGCACGGTTGGCCTCAGCGCACCCAGTGGCGTGTTCACCGGCGACAGCATCAACATCAACCCTCAGCCTAAAACCTCTTCCACCCGTTCCACCCTGGCCGCCTTCATCATCACGGACAAGCCAGTGGTGACCAAAGCGCCGGTCGGTCTCACGGTGAACCAGGGAACTGGCTTCACATTGAGTGCGGGGGTGATCGGCATTGCACCGATCACCTATCAATGGCAGCACGCAGGAACCAACATTTCAGGGGCGACATCGCTGAACTACACCAACCTCAGCGCCGCGCCCAGTGATGCCGGCAATTATACTTTGGTGGCCACCAATCCCTATGGTTCAGGAACCAGTGGGACTGCCACCGTTGGTGTAATCCAGGTGCCGGTGATCACAACGGATTTTGCCGGGATTACGAATACAGTTTACACGGGCTTCAAAACAGTAATGTCGGTTGTGGCCGGCGGTGCCTCTCCTTTGAGCTACCAATGGAAAAAGAACGGCACAGCCATCACGGGCGCCACGAACGCCTCCCTCACAGTCAGCAATCTCACCACGGGACTCGCGGGCTACAGCGTGGTCATCACCAATACTTTCGGCTCTGTCAAAAGCTCGACCAACTATCTTAACGTTGTGGCCGCGCCGGATGCCTACACGATGCAAGTGGGTTCAGACGGTCCAGCTTCATTCTGGCCACTGAATGAGACCACCACCCCGACCGCCTATGACTACGCTGGCTTCGGCCATAACGGGACTCAGACCAATGGTTTGACTCTTGGGGTCGCCAGCCTCCGTCCGCCCACTTATCCCGGTTTCAGCGCAGGAAACACCGTTTACCAGTTCGATGGCAGTAGTGGCTATATCAACTGCGGTACGGCTCCCTCCCTTTCAGGTCCGACGGACTTTACGGTTGAGGCCTGGGTCAACACCACCTCGCCAACATCACAGGCGATCGTGCATCAACGCGACAGTGCCAATTACGTCGGCGCCTACCGAGTGGGCATCAATGCTGACGGCACCGTATATTTCATTCTTTATGGCACCGGCGGGTTTCAATTTTCATTCAATTCCACATTGAAGGTTAATGACGGCAATTGGCATCATGTGGCCACTGTCCGTAGCGGGGCGAATGGCCTTATCTACGTGGACGGTGTTCAGGCGGGTACCGCGTCAGGCGCCGTGCAGGATCTGACCGGCACGCTCAACACTTTCATCGGCCGCAATCAACGTGACAACAACGAATGGTTTGCCGGCATGATGGCCGATGTGGCGATTTACGAGTCCGCCTTGTCGTCGCTCCAGATCGTGAAGCACTATACTGCGGCAAGCGGCGTGACGCTGCAGGTTCATCTGACGACTGGCGGGATGATTCAAGATACCAAGCCTTCCGGCACGCCGCATCACGGCCAGAATAGTGGCGCCACCTGGCTGACCTCTCTTACTGATGCCGCCGGAACACCGGTTACCCGCAATGGAGTTGAGCAGTTTTCCGCTGCCAGCCTCACCAAAATCACAGTGCCTGCGGATCCAGATTTCGATTCTCCCAGCGGCACCATTTCCTTCTGGATGAAAGCGAATGCACCATTGCCCGGAGCGGGCAATGAAGCGGCGACCCTCTTTGACCGCCGCACCACCAACGGCACCTTCATCGCGCTGAACGTTGATGGCTCCATTTACTGGCAGGGCCAGGGCACCAGCCGGAACACGTTTTCCGGCGGGTATCTGCCGGACGACAACTGGCATCACGTCGCCGTGACCTATGGCCAGACCACCAACGACACACTCTCCATTTATGTGGACGGCGTATTGGCCAACTCCGTTCCAGTCACCAACGCCTGGTCATGGCCGACGACACAGCCAATCGAGATAGGTGTTTCTCACGACTCTTACTGGAAAAAATTCGACGGGCAGATGGATGACTTCCGCATTTACAACCGCGTCCTGAACGGTACGGAAATCAGCCAGATCTTTGCCAGCGATGCGCTGGTGGATACGAGCGCCTTGAAACTGCGCTATAACTTCGACGACGGCACCGGCGTAGGAAAGACGGTAACCTGGACATTCGGCAGGCTGGAAAGCTCGCCCACCCTGGGCCCCTCCGCGGTCTGGACGCCAGCGGCGAGCACACCTCCCTTCATGTTTGCACCGACCGATTCGGCCAAATTTTTCCGCGCCGTCCTGCCCTAG
- a CDS encoding transposase, producing MEEVEATNNLAERQLWPAVIARKVSCGNKTPKGAHSWEILTSLAATCNALNPSPSSSAKLHYSHTLAKHIRSNSMRVFYSLFCVRLVRLIIWLRAVSIGDALAMVGFRSCANSQNQVFFRRIAAALRCVRWDFAIAAETNLEESGIWRDVRSS from the coding sequence GTGGAGGAGGTTGAGGCCACCAATAACCTGGCCGAGCGCCAGTTGTGGCCAGCCGTGATTGCCCGCAAAGTCTCCTGTGGCAATAAAACACCAAAGGGGGCTCACTCTTGGGAAATCCTCACCAGTTTGGCCGCCACGTGCAACGCGCTGAATCCTTCACCCAGCTCGTCAGCCAAGCTGCACTACTCTCATACGCTCGCTAAACACATACGCTCGAATTCAATGAGGGTATTTTATAGTTTATTTTGCGTCAGACTAGTTCGTTTAATTATTTGGCTCAGGGCGGTTTCTATTGGTGACGCATTAGCCATGGTAGGATTTCGGAGCTGCGCCAATTCGCAAAACCAAGTGTTTTTCCGCCGGATTGCGGCGGCATTAAGATGCGTCCGCTGGGATTTTGCCATTGCTGCGGAAACCAATTTGGAGGAATCTGGGATTTGGCGCGATGTTCGATCTAGTTGA
- a CDS encoding IS66 family transposase, whose translation MCDEIPVNPFVFAGTRNGRFQPATHPLQVSLAEGAAGVQLGPRAWGVAAQLNKQHGLTVRKTCAVLRELFQLRLSPGGLTQALARVAGKVEPAYEKLLARLRAGPCVHSDETSWWVDGPGYWLWVFANQNTTVYQVAKGRGRAIVAQALGEAFAGVLVSDCLAIYEDVNPRQQKCYSHHLKAIKQAGEGHPSAWLDAVRGLLLEAMEVKRQPLVADEKARRRAELEARMRQLLALPRPTNLEEKVRGRLEKQKTTCSPFWTWRRLRPPITWPSASCGQP comes from the coding sequence TTGTGCGACGAGATTCCAGTCAACCCCTTTGTTTTTGCTGGAACTCGGAACGGGAGATTCCAACCAGCCACCCACCCCTTGCAGGTGTCGCTGGCGGAAGGAGCAGCGGGGGTGCAATTGGGGCCGCGCGCTTGGGGCGTGGCGGCGCAGCTCAACAAACAACATGGGCTGACGGTGCGCAAGACCTGTGCGGTGCTGCGGGAACTCTTCCAGTTGCGGCTCAGTCCGGGCGGTTTGACCCAGGCATTGGCGCGCGTGGCGGGAAAGGTGGAACCAGCCTATGAGAAGCTCCTGGCCCGGCTGCGGGCCGGGCCGTGTGTGCATAGTGATGAGACCAGCTGGTGGGTGGACGGCCCGGGGTATTGGTTGTGGGTCTTTGCCAACCAAAACACCACGGTGTATCAGGTGGCCAAAGGCCGGGGACGCGCCATTGTGGCCCAAGCCCTGGGGGAGGCATTTGCCGGCGTTTTGGTCAGCGACTGCCTGGCCATCTACGAAGACGTCAACCCCCGTCAGCAGAAATGCTACAGCCATCATCTTAAAGCCATCAAACAGGCCGGTGAAGGCCATCCCAGCGCGTGGCTGGACGCAGTGCGCGGACTATTGCTGGAAGCCATGGAAGTAAAGCGTCAACCGCTGGTGGCCGACGAAAAGGCCCGCCGCCGGGCAGAATTGGAAGCCCGGATGCGACAGTTGCTGGCCTTGCCGCGCCCGACCAATCTGGAGGAAAAGGTGCGTGGCCGCCTGGAAAAACAAAAGACCACCTGTTCACCTTTTTGGACGTGGAGGAGGTTGAGGCCACCAATAACCTGGCCGAGCGCCAGTTGTGGCCAGCCGTGA
- a CDS encoding phage major capsid protein → MDGLEREASDEIAKRLGKGAQGFYLPGDITTRSFRVSQALSQSDMIAILAETNRLFQRALTAGSASGGGFTVQQSVLGKSMIELLRNHPLVAQSGATIFDNLEGDVAVPRQNGASTPQTLSENGVATSSDPSFGQLILTPHRVSGFTTYSKQLLTQSSIGIETFVRLDLTRVQIIEKDRQALFGTGTGGDPRSSTDAVPSMCSRSRGAF, encoded by the coding sequence TTGGATGGACTGGAACGCGAAGCATCGGATGAGATCGCCAAACGGCTTGGCAAAGGTGCCCAAGGCTTCTATCTTCCCGGCGACATCACCACGCGCAGCTTTCGAGTCTCTCAGGCCCTTAGCCAATCGGACATGATCGCCATCCTGGCGGAAACCAACCGACTCTTTCAACGAGCCCTGACGGCCGGTTCCGCCTCCGGAGGCGGTTTCACCGTGCAGCAATCTGTCCTCGGAAAATCCATGATTGAGTTGCTGCGCAACCATCCGCTTGTTGCCCAGAGCGGTGCCACAATTTTTGACAACCTGGAGGGAGACGTCGCAGTCCCCCGCCAAAACGGTGCTTCGACTCCTCAGACCCTTTCAGAAAATGGCGTTGCTACTTCCTCAGATCCGTCCTTTGGACAATTGATTCTCACTCCGCACCGCGTCTCAGGTTTTACGACATATTCGAAACAGCTTTTGACTCAGAGCTCGATCGGCATTGAAACCTTCGTTCGGTTGGACCTGACCCGCGTCCAGATCATTGAAAAAGACCGCCAAGCCCTTTTCGGGACCGGCACAGGCGGTGATCCGAGGAGCTCAACCGATGCCGTCCCTTCAATGTGCTCAAGATCAAGAGGAGCATTTTAA
- a CDS encoding PQQ-binding-like beta-propeller repeat protein, giving the protein MLDDRTQLVHTTTVITFPLIDGNNTLYIRASDGNLYALTNGGKIKWVFSAGSSIDSAAPTAPSTSPTTAD; this is encoded by the coding sequence TTGCTGGATGATCGAACGCAACTTGTTCATACCACAACCGTCATCACCTTCCCCCTGATTGATGGAAACAACACTCTTTATATCAGGGCAAGTGACGGGAACCTTTATGCGCTTACGAACGGCGGCAAGATCAAATGGGTTTTCAGTGCTGGAAGCTCCATTGACTCAGCAGCGCCAACGGCACCCTCCACCTCCCCGACAACAGCGGATTAA